In Bacteroidota bacterium, one genomic interval encodes:
- a CDS encoding polyprenyl synthetase family protein produces the protein MGNKEKFNFPVMDQVLAPVKDGLTEFNRHFKESMKSNVKLLNLATSFILKQKGKKIRPTLVLLTASLCGGINERTYRGATMVELLHTATLVHDDVVDQADKRRGFPSINAIWKNKASVLLGDYLLSKGLMLSVSSKDYDFLETITDTVKRMAEGELLQLEKSRKLDIDEETYFRVISDKTASLIETCCYIGALSSTDNETFRQEARKFGSLLGISFQIKDDILDYEGTTKLFGKPIGGDIKEKKITLPLIYAMEKAGKSAGRKIIKEIRSLNEKDSVENIIDFVIKNDGLKLAQEKAVQIADEAKACLEVFPQSEYKNSLLSLVDFVVNRKS, from the coding sequence ATGGGCAACAAAGAAAAATTTAACTTCCCGGTAATGGATCAGGTTTTGGCTCCGGTCAAGGATGGTTTGACAGAATTTAACAGACACTTCAAAGAGTCGATGAAATCCAATGTCAAACTGCTCAATCTTGCCACTTCCTTTATTTTAAAGCAAAAGGGTAAGAAAATAAGACCGACCCTTGTGCTTTTAACTGCGAGCCTGTGTGGTGGTATCAATGAAAGAACCTATCGTGGTGCCACAATGGTTGAATTGTTGCATACCGCAACCCTTGTACACGATGATGTCGTAGATCAGGCTGACAAGAGGAGAGGATTTCCATCCATTAATGCCATCTGGAAAAACAAAGCTTCGGTTCTGCTGGGAGATTATCTTCTTTCCAAAGGTTTGATGCTTTCGGTTTCATCCAAGGATTATGATTTTCTCGAGACAATAACTGATACTGTAAAACGGATGGCGGAAGGGGAGTTGCTTCAACTCGAAAAATCGCGGAAACTTGATATTGACGAAGAGACATACTTCAGGGTGATTTCTGATAAAACTGCCTCTCTTATCGAAACCTGTTGCTATATTGGTGCACTGAGTTCGACCGATAACGAAACCTTCAGGCAGGAAGCAAGAAAATTCGGGAGTCTTTTAGGAATTTCATTTCAAATTAAAGATGATATTCTTGACTACGAAGGGACGACTAAGCTTTTTGGCAAACCAATCGGTGGTGACATAAAAGAGAAAAAGATTACTCTTCCCCTAATCTATGCAATGGAAAAAGCGGGGAAATCCGCCGGCAGGAAAATTATTAAAGAGATCCGGTCTCTAAACGAAAAAGACAGTGTGGAAAATATTATCGACTTCGTAATCAAGAACGATGGTCTGAAGCTCGCGCAGGAAAAAGCGGTACAAATAGCAGATGAGGCTAAAGCCTGTCTCGAAGTTTTTCCTCAGAGTGAGTACAAAAATTCACTTCTTTCGCTCGTTGACTTCGTAGTAAACAGAAAAAGTTAG
- a CDS encoding histone H1, whose amino-acid sequence MEKYKQLLDAVQAMEADFHKFYEKEQSAAGTRIRKSLSDLKKLAQDLREDVQNTKNSRKG is encoded by the coding sequence ATGGAGAAATACAAGCAGTTATTAGACGCGGTTCAAGCTATGGAAGCTGATTTCCATAAATTCTATGAAAAGGAACAATCAGCAGCCGGTACAAGAATCAGAAAAAGCCTCAGCGACCTTAAAAAACTCGCTCAGGACCTTCGCGAAGATGTACAGAACACAAAGAATTCACGCAAAGGTTAG
- a CDS encoding alpha/beta hydrolase produces the protein MKYNFLIDTISGNKIELDVYSSNKSLPKPVVVFVHGFKGFKDWGFFPLAARFFEERGYHSLVFNFSHNGISSGNDVFNELEKFEKNTLSLEVEELKEISLRVISNEFCNFNGELFIIGHSRGGAVTLLASPEIKNLSALSVWASISYVDRYTDRQKKEWREKGCLSFLNTRTGQEMKLDYSFLEDILTNKNDKLSVEKHVRMLDLPILTIHGEIDLTVPLRDAGNISSYCKNPSSEFFIVPKAGHTFNMVHPPGEMTDQFNEVLNKTESFFRKYNRG, from the coding sequence ATGAAATATAATTTCTTGATAGATACAATATCCGGAAACAAAATTGAGCTGGATGTTTATTCGAGCAACAAATCCTTACCCAAACCTGTGGTTGTTTTTGTGCACGGATTTAAGGGATTCAAAGACTGGGGTTTTTTCCCTTTGGCAGCACGGTTTTTCGAGGAGAGGGGATATCATTCACTCGTCTTTAATTTTTCGCATAATGGTATATCTTCAGGCAATGATGTTTTCAACGAGCTTGAAAAATTTGAAAAGAACACCCTTTCTCTGGAAGTTGAAGAATTAAAAGAGATTTCGTTGCGTGTTATTTCAAATGAATTTTGTAATTTTAATGGTGAATTATTCATTATTGGACACAGCAGGGGCGGAGCGGTTACACTTCTTGCTTCTCCCGAAATTAAAAATCTTAGTGCTTTGTCTGTATGGGCTTCCATCTCTTATGTCGACAGATATACTGACAGACAGAAAAAGGAGTGGAGGGAGAAAGGCTGTCTCAGCTTTTTAAACACACGAACGGGACAGGAGATGAAGCTCGATTATTCGTTCCTGGAAGATATTCTGACGAATAAAAACGACAAACTCTCAGTTGAGAAGCATGTAAGAATGCTGGACTTGCCAATTCTTACAATCCATGGCGAAATCGACTTGACAGTGCCCTTAAGAGATGCAGGAAACATCAGTTCTTATTGCAAAAATCCTTCATCAGAGTTTTTTATTGTCCCGAAAGCAGGGCACACATTCAATATGGTGCATCCCCCGGGGGAGATGACAGATCAATTTAACGAAGTATTAAATAAAACAGAATCTTTTTTCCGAAAATATAACAGAGGTTAG
- a CDS encoding MFS transporter, with product MRKNLPLSLIFLVVFIDLLGFGILIPIIPTFAVKVLHMNESSVGIIVAVYSLTQFLFNPLFGSLSDRFGRRKIILITLLLNAAGYILFSFTHSFIMLLAARIISGVGGSSIGVAQAYIADVTTPQERAKGMGLIGVAFGLGFVFGPMLGGIFSKFGYEVTGFASAAFSVLAFVLSFFYLPESLKKPGEGEAPLRKRKLIDFPAFIEVFRKKASFFVITLTFFLTFSVANIYGTFAILGSGHFGFTDFDNGMLFGIMGIVSAFMQGFMMGKLTTRFTKLQLLITGFSSLAVGLALIPYGHSFTIMALILGLMSVGTGSLQPILLSLISQVSSEADQGMVLGLNQSMSSFARVLGPLWGGFAFQYLGYQIPFFTGAVVSILLLFYCAKYYNIIIKPKLANV from the coding sequence ATGAGAAAAAATCTCCCGCTGTCACTTATATTTTTAGTCGTCTTTATTGATTTGCTCGGATTCGGGATCCTGATCCCGATCATTCCTACATTTGCAGTTAAAGTTCTGCATATGAATGAGAGTTCTGTCGGAATTATAGTGGCAGTTTATTCACTCACACAGTTTTTGTTTAATCCGTTGTTCGGTTCACTGTCTGACAGATTCGGGAGAAGAAAGATAATTCTCATCACCCTCCTTTTGAATGCAGCCGGTTATATCCTTTTCTCCTTCACACATTCGTTTATAATGCTTCTTGCCGCACGAATAATTTCGGGAGTTGGTGGGAGCAGTATCGGAGTTGCACAAGCCTATATCGCTGATGTAACGACACCACAGGAACGGGCAAAAGGAATGGGACTGATTGGAGTGGCTTTCGGGCTGGGATTTGTATTTGGTCCGATGCTGGGCGGTATTTTTTCGAAATTTGGATATGAAGTCACCGGATTCGCCAGTGCGGCGTTTTCTGTGCTTGCATTTGTATTAAGTTTCTTTTATCTGCCTGAATCCCTGAAAAAACCGGGAGAAGGTGAAGCACCGTTAAGAAAAAGAAAGCTGATCGACTTTCCTGCCTTCATTGAGGTATTTAGAAAAAAGGCTTCATTTTTCGTTATCACTCTGACTTTCTTTTTGACTTTCTCTGTTGCCAATATCTACGGTACATTTGCCATCCTCGGAAGCGGACACTTCGGATTTACCGACTTCGATAACGGGATGCTCTTCGGCATCATGGGAATTGTCTCTGCATTTATGCAAGGCTTCATGATGGGTAAACTGACAACCCGCTTTACCAAATTACAACTTCTTATAACGGGTTTTTCGAGCCTGGCTGTGGGTTTGGCACTTATACCCTACGGACATTCATTTACAATAATGGCATTAATATTGGGTCTTATGTCGGTTGGTACAGGCTCGTTACAGCCGATACTGTTAAGCCTGATCTCTCAGGTCTCCTCGGAAGCTGATCAGGGGATGGTCTTGGGGTTGAATCAATCAATGTCATCATTTGCGAGGGTTCTCGGACCGTTGTGGGGAGGCTTTGCCTTCCAGTACCTCGGGTATCAGATTCCGTTCTTCACAGGTGCTGTGGTTTCGATCCTGCTCCTTTTTTACTGTGCAAAATATTACAATATTATTATTAAACCAAAGTTGGCAAATGTTTAG
- a CDS encoding universal stress protein, with protein MIQFDKILVPIDFSDYSLQALKYASEFAKLYKSQILLVYVVEPVIYPPDLSIGQIALPTLSYQIDEKAKEELGRVARENIPADIEVIPIVKLGKPYLEIIDLAKSEDVDLIIISTHGHSGVEQILFGSTADKVVRKAPCPVLTLREPVKGFDFRDSRA; from the coding sequence ATGATACAATTCGATAAAATACTCGTTCCAATCGATTTTAGTGATTACTCACTGCAGGCTCTTAAATATGCCTCGGAGTTCGCTAAACTGTATAAATCACAGATTTTACTCGTTTATGTTGTCGAACCTGTAATTTATCCCCCCGATCTTAGTATTGGTCAGATTGCACTTCCAACACTGTCATACCAGATTGATGAAAAAGCCAAGGAAGAACTGGGAAGGGTTGCCAGAGAAAATATTCCTGCTGATATTGAAGTGATTCCAATTGTTAAACTCGGTAAACCTTACCTGGAGATAATTGACCTTGCAAAATCTGAAGATGTCGATCTGATCATTATTTCCACACATGGTCATTCGGGTGTCGAACAGATTCTCTTTGGAAGCACCGCTGATAAAGTGGTAAGGAAGGCACCATGTCCCGTTCTTACTTTACGGGAACCTGTGAAAGGATTCGATTTCAGAGACAGCCGGGCATGA
- a CDS encoding 1-(5-phosphoribosyl)-5-[(5-phosphoribosylamino)methylideneamino] imidazole-4-carboxamide isomerase, translated as MSLLVIPSIDIKNGKTVRTVQGIPELGCAGYCDDPLEMAMIWRSENAKMIHVVDFDGIYGSTSVNHSLIAQICSSVIIPVEFTGGIRTVKDAEYAFDTGVCRVVVASVVIENRKEFYRIFDKFGPSKVVVGIDVIDNEVVIKGRKQKTGIHPADLASQLAGIGVNRFIVADVLTNGMLGGPNIELTRLIAEVTQKRITHSGGIANKEELFAVNALASEGVDSVIIGRALYENRFPCQKIWRLAESGLFD; from the coding sequence ATGTCATTGCTAGTAATTCCCTCTATTGATATAAAAAACGGTAAAACTGTTCGTACAGTCCAGGGCATTCCCGAACTGGGATGTGCTGGCTATTGCGATGATCCCCTCGAGATGGCGATGATCTGGCGAAGTGAAAATGCCAAGATGATCCATGTGGTGGATTTTGACGGTATTTATGGTTCCACATCAGTAAATCATTCACTGATCGCACAGATTTGTTCATCCGTGATCATTCCGGTTGAGTTTACGGGTGGCATCAGAACCGTAAAGGATGCAGAATATGCTTTTGACACGGGTGTATGTAGAGTAGTAGTCGCCTCGGTTGTCATCGAAAACAGAAAAGAATTTTACCGGATTTTTGACAAATTTGGTCCATCAAAAGTGGTGGTCGGAATCGATGTTATCGATAACGAGGTAGTAATCAAGGGACGAAAACAAAAAACCGGGATTCATCCGGCTGATTTAGCCTCTCAACTGGCGGGTATCGGCGTAAACAGGTTTATTGTTGCTGATGTACTTACAAACGGCATGCTCGGGGGTCCCAATATCGAACTTACACGGCTGATCGCAGAAGTTACTCAAAAAAGAATTACTCATTCGGGTGGAATCGCAAATAAAGAAGAACTTTTCGCTGTAAATGCATTGGCGTCTGAAGGAGTTGACTCTGTAATTATTGGCAGAGCACTCTATGAGAACAGGTTCCCCTGTCAAAAAATCTGGCGACTTGCAGAATCGGGATTATTTGATTAG
- a CDS encoding 4Fe-4S dicluster domain-containing protein: protein MLKIVAFAIVLLTAFIIFSISARRILGFLKLGKPDNRFGDIGLRIKNVIVIAIAQSKLFRDPVAGIVHALIFWGFVLFISAVLETFIQGFVPHFTFAFLGPLFSLMTFTQDVFGLLVIGSVLFALYRRFVQRVKRLEVDREGQLDAAFILVLILFVVLSMMGQNAAHVAKTGHLAEWEVRPVVTYLTGLFGTSGAAENAFEVFWWLHVLLVLGFLNYLPYSKHLHVITSVPNVWFSNPLEKRAQLQPINLADENAEYFGVNDIEKFTWKQLLDGFSCTECGRCESVCPANTVGKPLSPRKIITDVRDRTLDKGPLLVAGVKEGEMLEKSLVPNYTSEAELWSCTTCMACVQECPVMIEHVGTIVDMRRHLVLMESNFPAELNNTFKSLENNGSPWAFPASERGAWAEGLGIKTMAEDPNTEYLFWVGCAGSFDDRYKKVSKSFAGIMQKAGIDFRILGSEEQCNGDTARRLGNEYLAQTLMQTNIETLNNYGVKKIVTACPHCFNSLKNEFPQFGGNYEVLHHSEMIDKLISDGKIDIDEKSKEITATYHDSCYIGRYNEIYDAPRNIITKSVANPQIEMTRSKSKGFCCGAGGGRMFMEDSEGGRVNIERSKEAIATGANIIATACPFCMTMMTDGVKALEKSDDVKVKDIAEIVFENTHIHK from the coding sequence ATGTTGAAAATCGTTGCGTTTGCGATCGTTCTTTTAACGGCGTTTATTATTTTTTCGATAAGTGCCAGGAGAATACTGGGCTTTCTTAAACTCGGGAAGCCTGATAACAGGTTTGGTGATATAGGTTTAAGAATAAAAAATGTGATAGTGATCGCAATTGCCCAGTCAAAACTTTTCAGAGATCCTGTGGCAGGAATCGTTCACGCACTCATTTTCTGGGGCTTTGTCCTGTTTATCTCTGCAGTTCTTGAGACTTTCATTCAGGGATTTGTGCCTCATTTTACATTTGCTTTTCTGGGACCACTTTTCAGTCTGATGACATTCACACAGGATGTTTTTGGACTTTTAGTGATCGGCTCTGTGCTTTTTGCTTTGTACAGAAGATTTGTACAGAGAGTAAAGAGGCTCGAGGTGGACAGGGAAGGACAACTTGATGCAGCATTTATTCTTGTTTTGATTCTGTTTGTTGTTCTTAGCATGATGGGTCAAAATGCAGCTCATGTTGCGAAGACAGGTCATCTTGCCGAGTGGGAGGTCAGACCGGTTGTAACTTATCTGACGGGGCTTTTTGGTACTTCCGGCGCTGCGGAAAACGCATTTGAAGTCTTTTGGTGGTTGCATGTTTTACTTGTATTGGGCTTCCTCAACTATCTTCCTTACTCAAAACATCTCCATGTTATCACTTCAGTTCCGAATGTCTGGTTCTCGAATCCATTGGAGAAGAGAGCGCAACTTCAACCGATAAATCTTGCGGATGAAAATGCCGAATATTTTGGTGTGAATGACATTGAAAAGTTTACCTGGAAGCAATTGCTTGATGGTTTTTCTTGTACCGAGTGTGGCCGTTGTGAATCTGTTTGTCCTGCGAATACAGTCGGGAAACCGCTTTCACCCCGAAAAATAATCACCGATGTTCGCGACAGAACGCTGGACAAGGGGCCACTGCTTGTTGCTGGAGTGAAAGAAGGCGAGATGCTGGAAAAATCTCTTGTCCCCAACTACACTTCCGAAGCTGAGCTATGGTCATGCACCACCTGCATGGCTTGTGTTCAGGAGTGTCCGGTAATGATCGAGCATGTGGGTACAATAGTGGATATGCGCCGTCACCTGGTATTGATGGAATCCAATTTCCCGGCTGAGTTGAATAATACTTTCAAAAGTCTGGAAAACAATGGCTCCCCTTGGGCATTTCCGGCTTCTGAAAGAGGTGCTTGGGCAGAAGGATTGGGTATAAAGACCATGGCAGAAGACCCGAATACTGAATATCTGTTTTGGGTCGGATGCGCAGGTTCTTTCGATGACAGATACAAAAAAGTATCTAAATCTTTCGCCGGAATTATGCAAAAGGCGGGAATTGATTTCAGAATTCTGGGCAGTGAAGAGCAGTGCAACGGTGATACAGCCCGCAGGCTGGGAAATGAATACCTTGCACAGACACTGATGCAGACAAACATTGAGACATTGAATAATTACGGTGTCAAGAAAATTGTAACTGCTTGCCCGCACTGTTTCAACTCACTTAAAAATGAATTTCCTCAGTTTGGTGGAAACTATGAGGTTCTACATCACTCGGAGATGATCGATAAGCTTATATCTGATGGCAAAATAGACATTGACGAAAAATCAAAGGAAATTACCGCTACTTATCACGATTCGTGCTACATTGGAAGATACAATGAGATTTATGACGCCCCGAGAAACATAATAACGAAATCGGTGGCAAACCCGCAAATTGAAATGACACGGAGCAAATCAAAAGGATTTTGCTGTGGAGCTGGTGGCGGCAGGATGTTCATGGAAGATTCCGAGGGGGGAAGAGTGAACATTGAAAGAAGTAAGGAGGCGATAGCAACCGGAGCCAATATCATTGCTACAGCCTGCCCCTTCTGTATGACCATGATGACAGATGGTGTCAAGGCTTTGGAAAAATCGGACGATGTGAAAGTTAAAGACATCGCAGAAATTGTTTTTGAAAACACACACATCCATAAATAA
- a CDS encoding biotin transporter BioY, with the protein MSVITKSENIISYIKDKVISHPLFGIASFSILMAIAAQITIPVKPVPTTLQSMIVVLSGAMLGSRKGFYAMIAYLGMGIAGLPVFAQSPDLAPGIARLFGPTGGYLLAFPLAAWLTGFVMERKSDYVTSVLTFFGAHVVILGMGALYLDLFLAGGFTKTLELGVIIFSISTVVKVLAASLIFKSLRK; encoded by the coding sequence ATGTCCGTGATTACAAAATCAGAAAATATTATTTCTTACATCAAAGATAAAGTGATATCACATCCACTTTTCGGTATCGCATCCTTTTCAATTCTTATGGCTATTGCCGCACAAATTACAATTCCGGTGAAACCGGTTCCTACAACACTTCAATCCATGATTGTCGTACTGTCGGGAGCAATGCTTGGTTCCAGAAAAGGATTTTATGCAATGATCGCTTATTTGGGCATGGGAATTGCCGGATTGCCTGTCTTTGCACAGTCACCCGATCTTGCTCCGGGAATCGCCAGATTGTTTGGACCTACAGGTGGATATCTTCTTGCTTTCCCGCTTGCTGCCTGGCTGACCGGCTTTGTCATGGAAAGAAAATCTGATTATGTGACTTCTGTTCTTACATTCTTCGGTGCGCATGTTGTTATTCTGGGAATGGGAGCTCTTTATCTCGATCTTTTCCTCGCAGGCGGTTTTACCAAAACCCTTGAACTTGGAGTGATTATCTTTTCGATTTCAACTGTTGTAAAAGTTTTAGCAGCTTCATTGATCTTCAAATCCCTCAGAAAATAA